From the Ilumatobacteraceae bacterium genome, the window GTTCCACGGTCGTTCGCTCGGCAGCCTGTCGCTCACGTCGTCCAAGGCGAAGTACCGCAGCGGATTCGGGATCGTCACGCCCGGCAGCTACCACGCCCCGTTCGCACACGACGGCGAGGTCACTGGCGCCGACTACATCCGCAACGTGCTGTTCACGCACATGACCGAGCCGGGCGACGTCGCGGCGATCTTCGTCGAGCCGGTGCAGGGCGAAGGCGGCTACATCGTCCCGCCGGCCGGCTGGCTGCAGGATCTCCGCGACCTGTGCGACGAGCACGGCATCCTGCTCGTGATGGACGAGGTCCAGTCCGGCGTTGGCCGCACCGGCACGATGTGGGCCTGCGAGCACGACGGCGTCGTGCCCGACATCATCACCGCCGGCAAGGGCCTCGCCAGCGGCCTGCCGCTCTCGGCGATCATCGCCCGCGGCTCGATCATGGAGTGGGCGCCCGGCAAGCACGGCTCCACCTTCGGCGGCAACCCCGTCGCCTGCGCGGCAGCGCTCGCCACGATCGACGTCGTCGAGCGCGAACTGATGACCAACGCGACCGCCCGCGGCGAACAACTGCTCGCCGGTCTGCGCGAACTGTCCGAGCGCCAGCCGCTGATCACCGGCGTACGTGGCCGCGGGCTGATGGTCGGCTTCGACCTGCCCGACCACGACACCGCGGTCGCCCTCGAAGCGGCCTGCTTCGAGCGCGGTCTGCTCGGCCTGACCTGCGGCAAGCGCGGCTTCCGCTTCGCTCCCCCGCTGGTGATCACCGAGGAGCAGGCCGACATCGCCCTCGCGATCGTCGCCGACGCGTGCGAGGCTCTGACCACCAACCGCCCCTGACCCCATCACGAGTTGTGCCAGGCACAACTCGTGATGTTCCGGACACATGGAGACCATTCGATGAGCACACTCCCCACCACCGACCAACTGGTCGAACACACGACCCGGCTGTTGGCCGCCTGCGGCGCCGACGTCGGATCCGGCGACCAGACGGCGCGCACCCCGATCACCGGCGGCTCGCTCGGGTCAGCCGGCGCGTCCCGCGACGTCGACGACGCCGTCGAGCGTGCCACCGCTGCGTTCCGCACGTGGCGCACCACGCCGGCGCCGGTGCGCGGCAACGTGGTTCGTCGCCTCGGCGAACTGCTCCGCGAGCACAAGGCCGACCTCGGTGAGCTCGTCTCGATCGAGGCCGGCAAGATCCGCTCCGAGGGCCTCGGCGAGGTGCAGGAGATGATCGACATCTGCGACTTCGCGGTGGGGCTGTCGCGACAGTTGCACGGGTTGACGATCGCGTCCGAGCGCCCAGGCCACCGGCTGATGGAGAGCTGGCATCCGATGGGGCCGGTCGGCGTCATCAGCGCGTTCAACTTCCCGGTCGCGGTGTGGTCGTGGAACACGACGCTCGCGCTCGTCGCCGGCGACCCGGTGATCTGGAAGCCGAGCGACAAGACCCCGCTCACCGCGCTGGCGTGCAACGGGCTGCTCCAACGGGCGGTCGGCGACGTCGGCGCACCGGCCGATCTCGTGCAGGTCGTGCTCGGCGGTGTCGAGGTCGGTGAGGCGCTCGTCGCACACGAGGGAGTGCCGGTCATCTCGGCAACCGGTTCCACCGCGATGGGCCGCAAGGTCGCGCCGGTCGTGGCAGCCCGCTTCGGACGGTCGATCCTCGAACTGGGCGGCAACAACGCCGCGGTCATCGCCCCGTCGGCCGATCTCGATCTCACGCTGCGCGGCATCGTGTTCTCCGCCGCCGGAACGGCCGGTCAGCGGTGCACCTCGTTGCGTCGGCTGATCGTGCACCGCTCGGTGCACGACGAACTCGTCGAGCGGATCGGCCGGGCCTATTCATCCCTGCCCATCGGCAGCCCCTTGGCCGAGGGCACCCTGGTCGGTCCGCTCGTCGATGCCTCCTCGTTCGATCGCATGCAGCAGTCGCTGCAGACGGCCACGGCCGACGGAGGCACGATCGTCGCCGGCGGCGAACGCGCACTGGCCGACGAGGCGCCCGACGCCTACTACGCCCGTCCGGCGATCGTCACGATGCCCGGCCAGACCGACGTGGTGCGGGCCGAGACGTTCGCGCCGATCCTGTACTCGATGGTCTACGACGACCTCGACGAGGCGATCGAGTTGCACAACGGCGTGCCGCAAGGCTTGGCGTCGTCGATCTTCACGACCGACCTCCGCGAGGCCGAGACCTTCATCGGTGCGGCCGGGAGCGACTGCGGCATCGCCAACGTCAACATCGGCCCGTCGGGCGCCGAGATCGGTGGCGCCTTCGGTGGCGAGAAGGAGACCGGCGGCGGACGCGAGTCGGGCAGCGACGCCTGGAAGGGCTACATGCGCCGTCAGACGAACACGATCAACTACTCGACCGAACTCCCCCTCGCGCAGGGCGTCAGCTTCGACATCGACTGACGCCGTCGGCTCGCTCGGTTCAGCCGGGCACGCCGGTGTCCGGGTCGCGGCACGTCAGGCAGTACTCGACGCCGGCCGGGTCGGTCATCACCGTCCACCATCGGAACGGGGCGACGACGCTCGCTCCGAGCGCGACGTGCGCGGCGACCGCGGTCGGGATGTCGTCGCACGCCAGGTCGAGGTGGCACGCGGTGGGCCTCCCGGCGTCGCCCGCGCCTCGCCGCTGGAGCAGGAACCGGAACGGCTGGCCTGCGGGTCGCTCGAGCACCGCGTACTCGGGTTCGGCCCCGGGCCGGAGCGTCCAGCCGGTCAGCTCGGCCCAGAACCGGCACTCGCGGTCGAAGCGGTCGGGCGCGACGTCGATGCTGACCTGATCGACGAGTGTGCGCGCACCGGGCGCACCGACCGGCGTGGGGCGTTCGTGCTCGCCGTCATGGGCGACGAGACAGAACGTCAACCCGCCCGGCGAGCGCACGACGACCATTGTGTCGTGATCCTCGACGACGGTGGCACCGAGGTCGGTCGCTGCGTTCGTGCTCGCGCCGACGTCGTCGACGTGCAGGTCGATGTGCGAACCGGCCGAGCCGTCGAGCGTCCGTTGGATGCGGAGGCAGGCGTCGGCGCTCGCCGGCAGCAGCGTGGCGAACTCGTCGTGTTCACCGCGAGTCGGCGACGGTGTCGTGTCGGTGACCGTCGACCAGAACTCGGTTGCGGCGGCGAACCCGTCGGCCGGGCGGTCGAGGAACACGGTCGTCCAGCGGATCATCCGCCCAGCGTGGCACGGTCGGGAACCCGCTCAGTCGTCGGACCCGGTCGACAGCCCGCGATCGCCGACCAGCATCGTGGCGGCGGCCGCTACCACTGCGACCGTCGCCGCCACGCCGATCGCCGCGCGGACGCCCACCAGGTCGGCGATCCCACCGTCGACGAGCGCCGCGAGCGGCCGACACCCGAGGAACGCGACCGACCACCACGCCATCACACGTCCACGGAGCGCCTCGGGCATCGCCTTCTGCAGTTCGGCGTTGGTCCCGGTCACGCCGAGCAGGAACCCGGACCCCGAGACCGCGGCGCCGATGAGCGCGACGGCGGTCACCGGTGCCGCCGCGGTCACGGTGAGTCCGATCGAGGTGACCACGAGGCCGAGAGGGATCACGCTGGATCGCCCGACCCGCCGTCGGATGCGGTCGGACGTGGGTGCCGTGAGCGCGGCGCCGAGCCCGAACGCTCCGACGAGCAACCCGACGGTGGCGTCGCCGCCGCCGAGGTCGTCGGCGAGTGCGGGCATCAGCGTGCTGAACGGATCGGACGTCCACCCGACGGCCAGGGTCGCGGCGAGCACCGCCACGACGGATGGCCGCTCGCGAATCCAGTCGAGACCGACGCGGACCGACCCGGCGCCGTCGGTGGGTCGTTCGGCCGGCTCGACGTCGCCGCGCGGTGTGATGAGCACGAGCACGACGAGCAGCGGCAGGTAGCTGACGGCGTTGATGCCGAACGCCCATTTCGCGCCGACGGCGGCGATCACGGAACCGGCCGCGATCGGACCGATCGCCCGCGCGATGTTGAACGTCATCGAGTTGAGCGCGATCGCCCGATCGAGGTCGCGCGGGCGCACGAGGGCGGGCACGATCGCCTGGAGCGACGGGAGGATCACGGCCGCGCCGAGACCGATCACGCCGGTCGCGAGATAGATCGGCCACGGCCCGGGGAGCCCGTCGATCCCGACCGTGAACACGACGATCGCGAGCGACGTCGCGCCGACGAACGCGATCGCCTGGCCCGCGAACAGCATCCGCTGCCGGTTGATCCGGTCGGTCACGCCGCCCATCCACGGGGTGAGCAGCAGCGTGAACATGAACTGCACGATCGACACGGCGCCGACCGCCGTGTTCGATCCGGTGAGGTCGTACACGACGATCCCGGCGGCCACGTTCTGGAACCAGTTGCCGGTGCTCGACAGCGAGTTGGCGAAGAAGAACGGAGCGAACACCCGGTCGGTCAGCAGTGCGCCGAACCCGTGCTCCGCATCGGCGTCGATCGTGCGGTCAGGTCGCTCGGAGGTGGGTGCGGACACCGCCCGGTCGTACCCGTGGCCACCGGGAGCGAAACGAGACCCGACGGTCGGTGCCCGAGCGATCTGGCGCTCCGCTCCTGTTCGGTCCGGTCGAATCCCCCCGGCGCCGACGTCAGTCGACGACGAGGTGGACGACTCGGCCGAGCCAGTCTGGCCGGTAGAAGTGACCGAAGCTCGCCCACTGGTCGCCGATGGCCTGCAACCCGTCGTCGTCCCAGGCGAACGCCGTCGGCGCGTCGCCGAACATGCGGACCGCCGGGTGGACCAGACCCTCGGCATGGACGTGGGCCACGAAACCCGAGCGCTCCGGATCGGCGACGTGGACCGCCTCGTCGTCCGCCGTGATCAGCGGGGCGTCGTCGCCCGGGGCGACGGCGTCGACGACCCAGTCCATCGTCGGCGACAGGCCGGGGTCGCTCAGCGACGGGATCGGGTAGGCGCCGACCTTGCCGTTGGCGCTGGCGACGTACAGCCGGTCACCGCCCGCGGCGAGGCTGCCCGGCAGCCGGTCGAGTTCGAGTTCCGGGTCGACCTCGAGGCACCACACGCCGTCGGCGAAGTCGAGGGTGTGCACGAACGCGTACGGCTCACCGTCGGGGGTGCCGTCGATCGTGCCCCGGTACAGGGTGAACAGCAGACCGTGCTCCTCGGCGACGACCTGCGAGCGGCTGAAGCCGGCCATCCGTTCGTCGACCTGCTGGCTCTTGTCGCGCAGGTTGAGCGGGAGCGACACCTCGCCGGTCTCGGTCGACAGCACCCGCACCCGGTAGAACCGCGGCGCCTCGGCCGGGAAGTACTCGAGCAGGAACACGAGCGACGGGACGCCGTCGGCGTTGGTGGTGCGGCTGAACGCCTCGGGCACGAAGTTGCCGTCGAGCGTCTGGCTGAACACCGTGCCGTCGTCGCGGGAGATGATCTCGATCTCGCTCGTGCGGCGCGCGCCGGCGATGGCGTCGCCGATCGCTTCGCCGGCTCGCGTGGTGAACCCGGCGAACGTGCCGTCGAGCGACGTCGCCGTGAGTTCGCTCGCCGTCCGCATCGTCTGTTCGGCGAGCGGTTCGCCCTCGGGCAGACTCGCCCACATCACCGGTCGTTCTGGCCCGATGCCCTGGATGTGGGGGCCGAGCGTCATGACCGCGACGGTACGGTCGGGCGAGGGGAACGCGTCGAACTTGACCCAGTCGTTCCGGACGGTTCCGTCGGTGATCAACCCGAGTCTGCCGGTGTCGTCGATGAGCGCGATCGACGCGTCGCGGGTGATCGCCGGCTCGGCCCCCGACTTCGGTTCGTCGGCGTCTGGGCCCGTGGTGTCGGCGACGGGAGGCATCGTCACCAGCGACGACTCGTCGACGTCTGCGTCAGCGCCGGCACCGCGCCCGTCGTCGGCGAGTTCGGACGAACCGGTGCAGGCGGAGACGATCAGCGCCGCCGCGATCACCACGGGTTGGATCTTCGTGCGGCTCATGTGGTGTCCGACACCGCCGACCCGCGACGGGTTCCCGACGCCGACGGAGAGGGTCAGACCCCCTCCGCGCGGTCACGGCTCGATGTGTTCGGCGTACTCGATCGCGGCGGCGACGTCGGCGAAGCCCTCCAGGCGGCGGACGACGTCACCGTCCTGCCACAGCAGCGTGTTGCCGGCGAACCGCTCGAACACGATGTCGCCCTCGTCGTCGAGGAACGACACGTCGTGCGGTGCCCCGTCGATCCAGATGCCCACCTGCCCGCCGACGTCGACCTGTCGCACGTTCGTGCCGTCGCCGACGGTCTTGCCGATCGCCGGGTTGTCGAGCGTGCCCACGAACTCCGACACGAGGATGTCGGTGCCGTCGACATCCACCACGGTGCCGATCGAGCCGGCAGCCGGGTCGTCCGAGACATCAGCACCGTCGGCCCCGGTCGTCGGGGCGTCGTCGAACGGGTCGGGCGTCGAGACGGTGGGTGCGGCGGGCCGGCGCTCGATCCTGGCGCCGTCGAAGCCGAACCAGTCGGCGACCGTCCGGCGCGACGACGGCACGGCGACGGCCACGAGGGCGACCACGATGACGAGGGCGGCGGCAACCCGCAGCACGGTGTGCCCTCGGCGAACCGGTGGCTCGTCGAGCCGGGCGAGCACGGCCGCGGCCAACGCCGATTCGACCGGTGCGCCGCCCGAGCGGGTTGCCTCGGCCTCGGTTGGGTCTGCGCCGGTTGCTCGGCCGGGTTCGAGGTCGAGCGCGTCGCCGAGTGAGCGCAGGCGTTCTTCCAGCATGGTCATGTCGTTCCTCCCAGTTCGGCCCGCAGCCGCTCGAGCGCACGCGACGTGTTCGCCTCGACGCGGCGAGCGAGATCGGGCGCGTCGCCGAGCAAGCGCACACGCTCCACGAGCACGGTCATGACACTCCTCCCCATTCGCCGCCCAATTCGACCCGCAGCCGCTCGAGCGCACGCGACGTGTCCGCCTCGACCCCGCGAACGAGAACGGGCGCGTCGCCGAGCAAGCGCACACGCTCCACGAGCACGGTCATGACACTCCTCCCCATTCGCCGCCCAATTCGACCCGCAGCCGCTCGAGCGCACGCGACGTGCGCGACTTCACGGTGCCGCTGGCGATCCCGAGCACGGTCGCGGTCTCGGCTTCGGACAGGTCGGCGACGAACCGGCAGCCGAGCACGGCTCGGTCGTTCGCCCCGAGCCGGCCGAGCGCGTCGGCGAGCGCTTCGTGTTCGATTCGGTCGAAGGCGGCCGTGTCGGCACCCGTGGTGATCCGGAGTTCACGAGCCGAAGCACGGTCGTCACGGCGCAGCCGCCTGACCCGACCCCGCACGTGGTTCTTCGCCTCGTTGGCGACGACCCGGAGCATCCACGAGCGCACCGAGCTGGTGCCGCGATAGGTGTCGAGGCTCCGGTACGCCTTGACCATGGCGTCTTGCACGATGTCGTTCGCCTCCTCCGTCGAACTGCTGATCACCGCCGCCACCCGCAACGCCGCCCGCTGATGACGCTCGACGAGCGCGCCGAAGGCGTCGCGGTCGCCGGAGCGAACACGAGCGACGAGTTCGTCGTCGTCGAACACGGTCAGATCGAGTGGTGGCATCGCTGATGACAGCCTGTCGCACCGTCCGACACCACGCACACCCCATCGGTTCCCCGCCGTCCGCTGCTGCCGCCCCCATCCCCACCCCGGAGCGTGTCGCGATCCCGGGCTCACCACCCCCAAGACCGCGACACGGCCCCACCTCCGCCGACCGACCCACGCATGTCGCGACCTTGTGGCCACCAGCCCCAAGACCGCGACACGGCCCCACCTCCGCCGACCGCCCACGTATGTCGCGACCTTGTGGCCACCAGCCCCAAGACCGCGACACGGCCCCACCTCCGCCGACCGGGACTCCGCACACACGCCCAGGGCGTGTCGCGATCCCGGGCCCACCACCCCCAAGACCGCGACACAGTCCACCCACCACCCGGGCTCCGCACACCACCAGGGCTTGTCGCGATCTCGCGCCCACCGCCCCCGCAACCGCGACACGGCCCACCTTCCGCCGACCGAGACTCCGCACCCAGGGCGTGTCGCGATCCCAGGCCCACCAGCCCCACAAACGCGACACGGTCCACCCTCCGCCGACCGACGCAGGTATGTCGCGATCTTGTGGCCACCAGC encodes:
- a CDS encoding aminotransferase class III-fold pyridoxal phosphate-dependent enzyme, whose product is MTTLETPIGTAGDAVPHIITELPGPKAQVVIDQDEAVSSPSLTRVYPLVVARGEGAIIEDVDGNRFLDFNAGIGVNATGHAHPEVMAAVHRQVDACLHYCSSDFYHPVHAELCERLADSVPDGMGPAKVFLANSGTEAVEGALKLARHHTGRPNVIAFYGAFHGRSLGSLSLTSSKAKYRSGFGIVTPGSYHAPFAHDGEVTGADYIRNVLFTHMTEPGDVAAIFVEPVQGEGGYIVPPAGWLQDLRDLCDEHGILLVMDEVQSGVGRTGTMWACEHDGVVPDIITAGKGLASGLPLSAIIARGSIMEWAPGKHGSTFGGNPVACAAALATIDVVERELMTNATARGEQLLAGLRELSERQPLITGVRGRGLMVGFDLPDHDTAVALEAACFERGLLGLTCGKRGFRFAPPLVITEEQADIALAIVADACEALTTNRP
- a CDS encoding aldehyde dehydrogenase family protein, whose product is MSTLPTTDQLVEHTTRLLAACGADVGSGDQTARTPITGGSLGSAGASRDVDDAVERATAAFRTWRTTPAPVRGNVVRRLGELLREHKADLGELVSIEAGKIRSEGLGEVQEMIDICDFAVGLSRQLHGLTIASERPGHRLMESWHPMGPVGVISAFNFPVAVWSWNTTLALVAGDPVIWKPSDKTPLTALACNGLLQRAVGDVGAPADLVQVVLGGVEVGEALVAHEGVPVISATGSTAMGRKVAPVVAARFGRSILELGGNNAAVIAPSADLDLTLRGIVFSAAGTAGQRCTSLRRLIVHRSVHDELVERIGRAYSSLPIGSPLAEGTLVGPLVDASSFDRMQQSLQTATADGGTIVAGGERALADEAPDAYYARPAIVTMPGQTDVVRAETFAPILYSMVYDDLDEAIELHNGVPQGLASSIFTTDLREAETFIGAAGSDCGIANVNIGPSGAEIGGAFGGEKETGGGRESGSDAWKGYMRRQTNTINYSTELPLAQGVSFDID
- a CDS encoding VOC family protein, with amino-acid sequence MIRWTTVFLDRPADGFAAATEFWSTVTDTTPSPTRGEHDEFATLLPASADACLRIQRTLDGSAGSHIDLHVDDVGASTNAATDLGATVVEDHDTMVVVRSPGGLTFCLVAHDGEHERPTPVGAPGARTLVDQVSIDVAPDRFDRECRFWAELTGWTLRPGAEPEYAVLERPAGQPFRFLLQRRGAGDAGRPTACHLDLACDDIPTAVAAHVALGASVVAPFRWWTVMTDPAGVEYCLTCRDPDTGVPG
- a CDS encoding MFS transporter, which codes for MSAPTSERPDRTIDADAEHGFGALLTDRVFAPFFFANSLSSTGNWFQNVAAGIVVYDLTGSNTAVGAVSIVQFMFTLLLTPWMGGVTDRINRQRMLFAGQAIAFVGATSLAIVVFTVGIDGLPGPWPIYLATGVIGLGAAVILPSLQAIVPALVRPRDLDRAIALNSMTFNIARAIGPIAAGSVIAAVGAKWAFGINAVSYLPLLVVLVLITPRGDVEPAERPTDGAGSVRVGLDWIRERPSVVAVLAATLAVGWTSDPFSTLMPALADDLGGGDATVGLLVGAFGLGAALTAPTSDRIRRRVGRSSVIPLGLVVTSIGLTVTAAAPVTAVALIGAAVSGSGFLLGVTGTNAELQKAMPEALRGRVMAWWSVAFLGCRPLAALVDGGIADLVGVRAAIGVAATVAVVAAAATMLVGDRGLSTGSDD
- a CDS encoding sigma-70 family RNA polymerase sigma factor; protein product: MPPLDLTVFDDDELVARVRSGDRDAFGALVERHQRAALRVAAVISSSTEEANDIVQDAMVKAYRSLDTYRGTSSVRSWMLRVVANEAKNHVRGRVRRLRRDDRASARELRITTGADTAAFDRIEHEALADALGRLGANDRAVLGCRFVADLSEAETATVLGIASGTVKSRTSRALERLRVELGGEWGGVS